One genomic window of Streptomonospora nanhaiensis includes the following:
- a CDS encoding HAMP domain-containing protein: MPEATQAPDKQEAQLDELLRALYSMRDGDFSVRLHPRGEGRAAEVASVFNEVLDHCEQLSSELQRVGGVVSSEGRLNERIAVSPARGAWGKSVRALNQLLDEVSQPVTSVAQILEGVANGDLSQRVDLTSRHGSLHGDLLRLATSVNRMTDQMTGFTNEVTRVAREVGTEGKLGGSAKVEGISGAWRDVTEAVNQMASRLTAQVRDISDVTTAVARGDLGRKVTVDVQGEMLQLKDTVNGMVDQLDSFADEVTRVAREVGTEGKLGGRANVKGVSGIWKNLTDNVNSMADNLTNQVRDISQVTTAVARGDLGRKVTVDVQGEMLQLKNTVNTMVDQLESFADEVTRVAREVGTEGKLGGRANVKGVSGIWKDLTDNVNSMANSLTYQVRNISQVTTAVAKGDLSKKITVDAQGEMLELKDTVNTMVDQLESFASEVTRMAREVGTEGTLGGQAHVRGVSGVWKDLTDNVNSMANNLTHQVRQISTVTTAVARGDLSKKVTVNAKGEILELKDTINVMVDQLSAFADEVTRMAREVGTEGKLGGRADVKGVSGIWKDLTDNVNSMSQNLTTQVRNISQVTSAVANGDLSKKITVDAQGEILELKDTVNTMVDQLSAFATEVTRVAREVGSEGQLGGQAKVEGVSGTWKQLTDSVNELAGNLTTQVRAIGEVASAVTRGDLTRNIQVDARGEMQQLKDNINLMVSNLRETTAAQRDEDWLKSNLARISGRIQGHRDLNELARLIMTEVTPQVEAQHGACYLLEDQDDAENFLLYGSFGYQPDEQRRRVRAGTGLVGEVIAQKREMIIHDVPSGYVRVGSGLGEAEPLTIVILPILSEGRVLGVVELGSYSRFREVHLEFLRQFVAQLGTTVNTILANSKTEYLLVQSRQLTNALQERSNELQRQQEELRRKNAELHSKAGQLASQNRAIELQNRQIERARRSLEDRAHQLQVSSKYKSEFLANMSHELRTPLNSLLILARLLADNSEQNLTSKQVEFAQTIHKAGNDLLQLIDEILDLAKVEAGRAEVQPSDVSISQLVDYVEATFRPMTAERGLAFGVEVSPDIPSHLWTDEQRLQQILRNLLSNAVKFTPAGEVRLLIEPAWALEDADLDMFGENEEIIAFSVADTGIGIPDDKFQVIFEAFHQGDGGTSRRFGGTGLGLSISQNFARLLGGEIRVQSVHGEGSTFTLLLPVRVPEGTARRMEEQPAPVGLAEERSDIEPLTEVSAEITDGESDLAPLEEPAAPAA; the protein is encoded by the coding sequence ATGCCCGAGGCCACCCAGGCACCGGACAAGCAGGAGGCGCAGCTCGACGAGCTGCTGCGCGCGCTCTACAGCATGCGGGACGGCGACTTCAGTGTACGGCTGCACCCGCGGGGCGAGGGCAGGGCCGCCGAGGTCGCCTCGGTCTTCAACGAGGTCCTGGACCACTGCGAACAGCTCAGCAGCGAACTCCAGCGCGTGGGCGGCGTGGTCAGCAGCGAGGGCCGCCTCAACGAGCGCATCGCGGTGAGCCCCGCGCGCGGCGCCTGGGGCAAGAGCGTGCGCGCGCTCAACCAGCTGCTGGACGAGGTGAGCCAGCCGGTCACCTCGGTCGCCCAGATCCTGGAGGGGGTCGCCAACGGCGACCTGTCCCAGCGGGTCGACCTCACCAGCCGGCACGGCTCGCTGCACGGCGACCTGCTGCGCCTGGCCACCTCGGTCAACCGCATGACCGACCAGATGACCGGCTTCACCAACGAGGTCACACGCGTGGCCCGCGAGGTGGGCACCGAGGGCAAGCTCGGCGGCAGCGCGAAGGTCGAGGGGATCTCGGGCGCCTGGCGCGACGTCACCGAGGCGGTCAACCAGATGGCCTCGCGGCTGACCGCCCAGGTTCGCGACATCTCCGACGTCACCACGGCCGTGGCGCGCGGCGACCTCGGCCGCAAGGTCACCGTGGACGTCCAGGGCGAGATGCTCCAGCTCAAGGACACCGTCAACGGCATGGTCGACCAGCTCGACTCCTTCGCCGACGAGGTCACGCGGGTGGCCCGCGAGGTGGGCACCGAGGGCAAGCTGGGCGGCCGGGCCAACGTCAAGGGCGTGTCGGGCATCTGGAAGAACCTGACCGACAACGTCAACTCCATGGCCGACAACCTCACCAACCAGGTGCGCGACATCTCGCAGGTGACCACGGCCGTGGCGCGCGGCGACCTCGGCCGCAAGGTCACCGTGGACGTCCAGGGCGAGATGCTCCAGCTCAAGAACACGGTCAACACCATGGTCGACCAGCTGGAGTCCTTCGCCGACGAGGTCACGCGGGTGGCCCGCGAGGTCGGTACCGAGGGCAAGCTGGGCGGCCGGGCCAACGTCAAGGGCGTGTCGGGCATCTGGAAGGACCTCACCGACAACGTCAACTCGATGGCCAACAGCCTGACCTACCAGGTCCGCAACATCTCCCAGGTCACCACCGCGGTCGCCAAGGGCGACCTCTCCAAGAAGATCACGGTCGACGCCCAGGGCGAGATGCTGGAGCTGAAGGACACCGTCAACACGATGGTGGACCAGCTGGAGTCCTTCGCCAGCGAGGTCACCCGCATGGCGCGCGAGGTGGGCACCGAGGGCACGCTCGGCGGCCAGGCCCACGTGCGCGGCGTCTCGGGCGTGTGGAAGGACCTGACCGACAACGTCAACTCCATGGCGAACAACCTGACCCACCAGGTGCGCCAGATCTCGACCGTCACGACGGCCGTGGCCCGCGGCGACCTCTCCAAGAAGGTCACCGTCAACGCCAAGGGCGAGATCCTGGAGCTCAAGGACACCATCAACGTGATGGTCGACCAGCTCTCGGCGTTCGCCGACGAGGTCACCCGCATGGCGCGCGAGGTCGGTACCGAGGGCAAGCTGGGCGGGCGCGCCGACGTCAAGGGCGTGTCGGGCATCTGGAAGGACCTCACCGACAACGTCAACTCGATGTCGCAGAACCTCACCACGCAGGTGCGCAACATCTCCCAGGTGACCTCGGCGGTGGCCAACGGCGACCTGTCGAAGAAGATCACGGTCGACGCCCAGGGGGAGATCCTGGAGCTGAAGGACACCGTGAACACCATGGTGGACCAGCTCTCGGCCTTCGCCACGGAGGTCACCCGGGTGGCGCGCGAGGTCGGCAGCGAGGGCCAGCTCGGCGGCCAGGCCAAGGTCGAGGGCGTGTCGGGCACCTGGAAGCAGCTCACCGACAGCGTGAACGAGCTGGCCGGCAACCTCACCACCCAGGTGCGCGCCATCGGCGAGGTCGCCAGCGCGGTCACCCGCGGCGACCTCACCCGCAACATCCAGGTCGACGCCCGCGGCGAGATGCAGCAGCTCAAGGACAACATCAACCTGATGGTGAGCAACCTGCGCGAGACCACCGCCGCGCAGCGCGACGAGGACTGGCTCAAGAGCAACCTCGCCCGGATCTCCGGCCGCATCCAGGGCCACCGCGACCTCAACGAGCTGGCGCGCCTGATCATGACCGAGGTCACGCCCCAGGTCGAGGCCCAGCACGGCGCCTGCTACCTGCTGGAGGACCAGGACGATGCGGAGAACTTCCTGCTCTACGGCAGCTTCGGCTACCAGCCCGACGAGCAGCGGCGCCGCGTGCGCGCCGGCACCGGCCTGGTCGGCGAGGTCATCGCCCAGAAGCGCGAGATGATCATCCACGACGTGCCCAGCGGCTACGTGCGGGTGGGCTCGGGCCTGGGCGAGGCCGAGCCGCTGACCATCGTGATCCTGCCCATCCTGTCGGAGGGCCGGGTGCTGGGCGTGGTGGAGCTGGGCTCCTACAGCCGCTTCCGCGAGGTGCACCTGGAGTTCCTGCGCCAGTTCGTGGCGCAGTTGGGCACCACGGTCAACACCATCCTGGCCAACTCCAAGACCGAGTACCTGCTGGTGCAGTCGCGCCAGCTCACCAACGCGCTGCAGGAGCGCTCCAACGAGCTGCAGCGCCAGCAGGAGGAGCTGCGCCGCAAGAACGCCGAGCTGCACAGCAAGGCGGGCCAGCTGGCCAGCCAGAACCGCGCCATCGAGCTGCAGAACCGGCAGATCGAGCGGGCGCGGCGCTCGCTGGAGGACCGCGCCCACCAGCTCCAGGTCTCCTCCAAGTACAAGTCGGAGTTCCTGGCCAACATGTCGCACGAGCTGCGCACGCCGCTCAACAGCCTGCTGATCCTGGCGCGGCTGCTGGCCGACAACAGCGAGCAGAACCTCACCTCCAAGCAGGTGGAGTTCGCCCAGACCATCCACAAGGCGGGCAACGACCTGCTGCAGCTCATCGACGAGATCCTCGACCTCGCCAAGGTCGAGGCCGGGCGCGCCGAGGTCCAGCCCTCCGACGTCTCCATCAGCCAGCTGGTCGACTACGTCGAGGCCACGTTCCGGCCGATGACCGCCGAGCGCGGGCTGGCGTTCGGGGTCGAGGTCTCGCCCGACATCCCCAGCCACCTGTGGACCGACGAGCAGCGCCTCCAGCAGATCCTGCGCAACCTGCTGTCCAACGCCGTGAAGTTCACCCCCGCCGGCGAGGTCCGGCTGCTGATCGAGCCCGCGTGGGCGCTGGAGGACGCCGACCTCGACATGTTCGGCGAGAACGAGGAGATCATCGCGTTCTCGGTGGCCGACACCGGTATCGGCATCCCCGACGACAAGTTCCAGGTCATCTTCGAGGCGTTCCACCAGGGCGACGGCGGGACCAGCCGCCGTTTCGGCGGCACCGGGCTGGGGCTGTCCATCAGCCAGAACTTCGCGCGGCTGCTGGGCGGCGAGATCCGGGTGCAGAGCGTCCACGGCGAGGGCAGCACGTTCACCCTGCTGCTGCCGGTGCGGGTGCCCGAGGGCACCGCCCGGCGCATGGAGGAGCAGCCCGCCCCCGTGGGGCTGGCCGAGGAGCGCTCCGACATCGAGCCGCTGACCGAGGTCTCCGCCGAGATCACCGACGGCGAGTCCGACCTCGCCCCGCTGGAGGAGCCCGCCGCCCCGGCGGCCTAG
- a CDS encoding response regulator transcription factor: MIRIVLADDEHLVRGAIAALLGLEEDLEVVAEVGRGDAVVDAVVGKDADIAVLDIEMPGGSGLEVAGDLRKAAPGCGVLILTSFGRPGYLRRALAAGARGFLAKDAPVDQLAGAIRKVHAGGRYIDTELAATAMAAGENPLTAREAEVLRAASEGKAVGTIARTLHLSEGTVRNYLSSAITKTGADNRMSAIRTAQEMGWL; this comes from the coding sequence GTGATCCGCATCGTGCTCGCCGACGACGAGCACCTGGTGCGCGGGGCCATCGCCGCGCTGCTGGGGTTGGAAGAGGACCTGGAGGTCGTCGCCGAGGTCGGCCGAGGCGACGCGGTGGTCGACGCGGTCGTGGGCAAGGACGCCGACATCGCCGTGCTCGACATCGAGATGCCGGGCGGCAGCGGCCTGGAGGTCGCGGGCGACCTTCGCAAGGCCGCCCCCGGGTGCGGGGTCCTCATCCTCACCAGCTTCGGCCGCCCCGGCTACCTGCGCCGCGCCCTTGCGGCGGGCGCGCGCGGTTTCCTCGCCAAGGACGCGCCTGTGGACCAGTTGGCCGGAGCCATCCGCAAGGTCCACGCGGGCGGCCGCTACATCGACACCGAACTCGCCGCCACCGCTATGGCGGCGGGCGAGAACCCCCTGACGGCCCGCGAGGCCGAGGTCCTCCGCGCGGCGTCGGAGGGCAAGGCGGTGGGCACCATCGCCCGCACCCTCCACCTGTCGGAGGGAACCGTGCGCAACTACCTGTCCAGCGCCATCACCAAGACGGGCGCCGACAACCGCATGTCCGCCATCCGCACCGCCCAGGAGATGGGCTGGCTGTAG
- a CDS encoding response regulator yields MPQKANILLVDDRDENLTALEAILTSLDQNLVRANSGEAALKALLEDEFAVILLDVVMPGMDGFETASHIKQREKTKDVPIIFLTGVGIDRHRVFRGYAARAIDYLTKPFDPWVLRSKVEVFVELHHVKQRLRTQSLMLQRDLAAETGESAAPVVAQLSRRVADLNSSLETLRERIVADELDSDPRTVEAVRDLDRSLAQLTTLVDALRGPE; encoded by the coding sequence GTGCCGCAGAAGGCCAACATCCTCCTCGTGGACGACCGCGACGAGAACCTCACGGCCCTGGAGGCGATCCTGACCTCCCTGGACCAGAACCTGGTGCGCGCCAACTCGGGCGAGGCGGCCCTGAAGGCGCTGCTGGAGGACGAGTTCGCGGTCATCCTGCTCGACGTCGTGATGCCGGGGATGGACGGTTTCGAGACCGCCTCCCACATCAAGCAGCGCGAGAAGACCAAGGACGTGCCGATCATCTTCCTCACCGGCGTGGGGATCGACCGGCACCGGGTCTTCCGGGGCTACGCCGCGCGGGCCATCGACTACCTCACCAAGCCGTTCGACCCGTGGGTGCTGCGGTCCAAGGTCGAGGTGTTCGTGGAGCTGCACCATGTCAAGCAGCGGCTGCGCACCCAGTCGCTGATGCTGCAGCGCGACCTCGCCGCCGAGACCGGGGAGTCCGCCGCCCCGGTGGTGGCGCAGCTCTCGCGGCGGGTGGCCGACCTCAACTCCAGCCTGGAGACCCTGCGGGAGCGGATCGTCGCCGACGAGCTGGACTCCGACCCCCGCACGGTCGAGGCCGTCCGCGACCTCGACCGCTCGCTGGCCCAGCTCACCACGCTCGTGGACGCCCTGCGCGGCCCGGAGTAG
- a CDS encoding TetR/AcrR family transcriptional regulator translates to MSDDGEARRPGATRRRGEELVHAIHDAAIEELLAVGVDRMTMEGIARRAATAKTSLYRRWPSPHEVLVDAFLRVFPQEEPSPSTDDLRGDLVRALRMMRDWMSTLGARAVAEVVTARDRHPELVEAVYARVFGERGGRFTQTVLLHYAEHGVVDPARLTPVVLDIGEALIIKYGLDHDHSVPPDDAYIDAVVDQAILPALGLPPGGD, encoded by the coding sequence GTGAGTGACGACGGCGAGGCGCGGCGCCCCGGTGCGACCCGGCGGCGCGGTGAGGAGCTGGTGCACGCCATCCACGACGCGGCGATCGAGGAACTGCTCGCGGTCGGCGTCGACCGGATGACGATGGAGGGCATCGCCCGGCGGGCGGCCACGGCCAAGACCTCCCTCTACCGGCGCTGGCCGTCGCCGCACGAGGTCCTCGTCGACGCCTTCCTCCGCGTCTTCCCCCAGGAGGAGCCCTCGCCGTCGACCGACGACCTGCGCGGCGACCTGGTGCGGGCGCTGCGGATGATGCGCGACTGGATGTCCACTCTGGGAGCCCGCGCGGTGGCCGAAGTCGTGACCGCGCGCGACCGCCACCCCGAACTGGTCGAGGCCGTGTACGCCCGCGTCTTCGGCGAGCGCGGCGGCCGCTTCACCCAGACCGTCCTGCTCCACTACGCCGAGCACGGGGTGGTCGACCCCGCGCGGCTCACACCGGTGGTCCTCGACATCGGCGAGGCGCTGATCATCAAGTACGGCCTCGACCACGACCACTCCGTGCCGCCCGACGACGCCTACATCGACGCCGTCGTGGACCAGGCGATCCTGCCCGCGCTGGGCCTGCCGCCCGGCGGCGACTGA
- a CDS encoding EGFR-like transmembrane domain-containing protein, with the protein MSRTAFGLAAISLGLGYSLSTTAVWADTVDGTSATYSYTCTDQDDSTLTETMDINVWVGAQPEAEVGQEVQFQVEPDNYNYYMYTSGGEVTEGTLTAEVQLGGEAAPSSTASAEIDAAGPFGENNEETFDETALTGTFTPTAPGEITVAPGNITIYVNQSMGPSTTVCVPDVTTDALATVTVTGEAAPTEAPTDSATDPGAEAPPSTGVAEEGGQTMIVIAAVVGGVILIGAIAMIGLLVYFMRRS; encoded by the coding sequence ATGTCCCGCACGGCTTTCGGCCTCGCCGCGATCAGCTTGGGCCTGGGATACTCCCTCAGCACTACGGCCGTGTGGGCGGACACGGTCGACGGCACCTCGGCCACCTACAGCTACACCTGCACCGACCAGGACGACTCCACGCTCACCGAGACCATGGACATCAACGTCTGGGTCGGGGCGCAGCCCGAGGCGGAGGTCGGCCAGGAGGTCCAGTTCCAGGTCGAGCCGGACAACTACAACTACTACATGTACACGTCCGGCGGTGAGGTCACCGAGGGCACCCTGACCGCCGAGGTCCAGCTCGGCGGCGAGGCCGCCCCGTCCTCCACCGCCAGCGCCGAGATCGACGCCGCCGGCCCCTTCGGTGAGAACAACGAGGAGACGTTCGACGAGACCGCGCTCACGGGCACGTTCACGCCGACCGCCCCCGGCGAGATCACCGTCGCCCCGGGCAACATCACGATCTACGTGAACCAGAGCATGGGCCCCTCCACCACTGTGTGCGTGCCCGACGTCACCACCGACGCCCTGGCCACCGTGACCGTGACCGGCGAGGCCGCGCCCACCGAGGCGCCGACCGACAGCGCCACCGACCCCGGCGCCGAGGCCCCGCCCTCCACCGGCGTCGCCGAGGAGGGCGGCCAGACCATGATCGTGATCGCGGCCGTCGTCGGCGGTGTGATCCTCATCGGCGCCATCGCCATGATCGGTCTGCTGGTCTACTTCATGCGCCGCTCCTAG
- a CDS encoding SpoIIE family protein phosphatase, which produces MPPETLKTARREFSPTPETAGEAREFVRETLASWGAERSADDIILLVSELVTNAVVHAESVLELVVRRLPSAVEVVVADRVPERAVPQAGPLAVDTSPSADPGRSGGLGLALAAALATSWGVSYSKDDKAVWFRMQEDAPTEADGPALAPPLPVRPQRRRPPRPSPWAALDAALSARLALPDLLDRTVEYARSALGGDAAYIALATTDETQWDMRAATGLSSGPWRPFRSRTEETFPSVAPAPGAVINDDLMIARAHRGKLARAGMRSLVTAPLIVDGRITGLIGVASRRIRHFGDTAAQRLQDGADRIALPIERARLAEVELARRASLSFLAEASDLLTGTLNEQMTAALAAQLVASRLGSWCAVHSISDLGTSRLMHVMHRNENYNDVLRTLLTELPPPEQREPRPLWNRDMLSLAGMDDELLLELAEGPGISVPLVAHGQTLGRMTLGKDAGADFTRDDVDVVDDLAQRVSSAMENARLYAGQTSMSEALQRSLLPAKEKEPDIPGVDHAVFYRSADERTVVGGDFYDMFATDGRWCFAIGDVCGTGPAAAAVTGLARHTLRALAREGFSPAHIMDRLNKAILDENTSTRFLTMLYGEMTPLGGDEGGMRIRMVSAGHPLPLRLNQKGEVDSLGTSQPLLGAFEDVDFFTETIEVHSGDVLLAVTDGVTERRSGTEMLGDEGLTRIFANCSGLTAQAVIVRIDRDLEEFAPGGHTDDTAMLVLRFL; this is translated from the coding sequence ATGCCACCTGAAACGCTGAAGACAGCCCGCCGCGAGTTCTCCCCCACACCCGAGACCGCGGGCGAAGCCCGCGAGTTCGTCCGCGAGACCCTGGCGTCCTGGGGCGCCGAACGCTCCGCCGACGACATCATCCTGCTGGTCAGCGAACTCGTCACCAACGCGGTGGTGCACGCCGAGAGCGTGCTGGAGCTGGTGGTCCGGCGCCTCCCCTCGGCCGTCGAGGTGGTCGTGGCCGACCGCGTGCCCGAGCGCGCCGTGCCGCAGGCCGGCCCGCTGGCCGTGGACACCTCGCCCTCCGCCGACCCCGGGCGCAGCGGCGGCCTGGGCCTGGCGCTGGCGGCGGCGCTCGCCACCAGCTGGGGCGTCAGCTACAGCAAGGACGACAAGGCCGTCTGGTTCCGCATGCAGGAGGACGCGCCGACGGAGGCCGACGGCCCGGCCCTGGCGCCGCCGCTGCCGGTGCGCCCGCAGCGCCGCCGCCCGCCCAGACCCAGTCCGTGGGCGGCGCTGGACGCCGCGCTGTCGGCGCGGCTGGCGCTGCCCGACCTGCTGGACCGCACGGTGGAGTACGCCCGCTCGGCGCTGGGCGGTGACGCCGCCTACATCGCGCTGGCCACCACCGACGAGACCCAGTGGGACATGCGCGCGGCCACCGGGCTGTCGTCCGGGCCCTGGCGGCCGTTCCGCAGCCGCACCGAGGAGACCTTCCCGTCGGTGGCGCCGGCGCCGGGCGCGGTCATCAACGACGACCTGATGATCGCCCGCGCGCACCGGGGCAAGCTGGCGCGGGCGGGCATGCGCTCGCTGGTCACCGCGCCGCTCATCGTCGACGGGCGCATCACCGGGCTGATCGGGGTCGCCTCGCGGCGCATCCGGCACTTCGGCGACACCGCGGCGCAGCGGCTGCAGGACGGCGCCGACCGGATCGCCCTGCCCATCGAGCGCGCCCGTCTGGCCGAGGTGGAGCTGGCGCGGCGGGCGAGCCTGAGCTTCCTGGCCGAGGCCAGCGACCTGCTCACCGGAACGCTGAACGAGCAGATGACCGCCGCACTGGCGGCGCAGCTCGTGGCGTCGCGGCTGGGCAGCTGGTGCGCGGTGCACTCCATCAGCGACCTGGGCACCTCGCGGCTGATGCACGTGATGCACCGCAACGAGAACTACAACGACGTCCTGCGCACCCTGCTGACGGAGCTGCCGCCGCCCGAGCAGCGCGAGCCCCGGCCACTGTGGAACCGCGACATGCTGTCGCTGGCCGGGATGGACGACGAACTGCTGCTGGAGCTGGCCGAGGGGCCGGGGATCAGCGTGCCGCTGGTGGCGCACGGGCAGACCCTGGGGCGGATGACCCTGGGCAAGGACGCCGGCGCCGACTTCACCCGCGACGACGTGGACGTGGTCGACGACCTCGCCCAGCGGGTGTCCTCGGCCATGGAGAACGCGCGGCTGTACGCGGGGCAGACCTCCATGAGCGAGGCGCTGCAGCGCAGCCTGCTTCCGGCCAAGGAGAAGGAGCCCGACATCCCCGGCGTCGACCACGCGGTGTTCTACCGCTCGGCCGACGAGCGCACGGTGGTCGGCGGCGACTTCTACGACATGTTCGCCACGGACGGCCGCTGGTGCTTCGCCATCGGCGACGTCTGCGGCACCGGCCCGGCGGCCGCCGCCGTCACCGGCCTGGCCCGCCACACCCTGCGCGCGCTGGCGCGCGAGGGGTTCTCGCCCGCGCACATCATGGACCGGCTGAACAAGGCCATCCTGGACGAGAACACCAGCACCCGGTTCCTGACCATGCTCTACGGCGAGATGACGCCGCTGGGCGGCGACGAGGGCGGCATGCGCATCCGCATGGTGTCGGCGGGCCACCCGCTCCCCCTGCGCCTGAACCAGAAGGGCGAGGTCGACTCCCTGGGCACCTCCCAGCCGCTGCTGGGCGCCTTCGAGGACGTGGACTTCTTCACCGAGACCATCGAGGTGCACTCGGGCGACGTGCTCCTGGCCGTGACCGACGGCGTGACCGAGCGACGCAGCGGCACGGAGATGCTCGGCGACGAGGGCCTGACCCGCATCTTCGCCAACTGCTCGGGCCTGACGGCCCAGGCGGTCATCGTCCGCATCGACCGCGACCTGGAGGAGTTCGCCCCGGGCGGCCACACGGACGACACGGCGATGCTGGTGCTGCGCTTCCTGTAG
- a CDS encoding CocE/NonD family hydrolase, whose amino-acid sequence MPSTRALAASALAALLLVSSPALPAHADTQAPAGVDVDYRPLPGSGGVNLAAMVITPPGEGPHPLLVMPAAWSTSNLLYVGAAYRLAYESGYQVVSYTSRGFWDSGGEVEVAGPEDVADARAVIDWALANTDADPERIGMAGISYGAGISLLTAAADDRVRAVGAMSGWSDLAESIYSNETISYQAVELLLGSARLTGRPGAALREMEEEYRRGNVQPALELAPERSAATKIEAINANGTAVMIGHAWNDGIFPPGQLTDFYTDLTGPKRLMLSPGDHATPEAFGAFGLPNETWESLTRWFDHHLRGVDNGVDTEAPVRVKPNNGRGDWAAYPDWESVTAEETTLHLGRPERTWTNWQSTGGLETAPEDGWEYTVNAGAGTTAESGTLFLSGALQQFADIPTGVSLPLVNRRNAGVWTGDPHADGVRVSGSPRAHLTVTPTAEEQSLYVYLYAVNSRGTGALITHEPYTLREARPGEPVTVDVELEPVVWDVPAGHRLALVVDTRDARYVNETASGDQVVLGSPEGDPATLTVPTA is encoded by the coding sequence ATGCCCTCCACCCGTGCCCTGGCGGCGAGCGCGCTCGCCGCACTACTCCTCGTGTCCTCCCCCGCACTGCCCGCGCACGCCGACACCCAGGCCCCCGCCGGGGTCGACGTGGACTACCGACCCCTCCCCGGCTCCGGCGGGGTGAACCTGGCCGCCATGGTGATCACCCCGCCCGGCGAGGGCCCGCACCCGCTGCTGGTCATGCCCGCCGCCTGGTCCACCAGCAACCTGCTGTACGTGGGCGCCGCCTACCGGCTGGCCTACGAGTCCGGCTACCAGGTGGTCAGCTACACCTCCCGCGGCTTCTGGGACTCCGGCGGCGAGGTGGAGGTCGCCGGTCCCGAGGACGTCGCCGACGCCCGCGCCGTGATCGACTGGGCCCTGGCCAACACCGACGCCGACCCCGAGCGGATCGGCATGGCCGGGATCTCCTACGGCGCCGGGATCAGCCTCCTCACCGCCGCGGCCGACGACCGCGTGCGCGCGGTCGGCGCCATGAGCGGCTGGTCCGACCTCGCCGAGTCGATCTACTCCAACGAGACCATCAGCTACCAGGCCGTGGAGCTGCTGCTGGGCTCGGCCCGGCTCACCGGGCGCCCCGGCGCGGCGCTGCGGGAGATGGAGGAGGAGTACCGCCGGGGCAACGTGCAGCCGGCGCTGGAACTGGCCCCGGAGCGGTCGGCCGCCACCAAGATCGAGGCCATCAACGCCAACGGCACGGCCGTCATGATCGGCCACGCCTGGAACGACGGCATCTTCCCGCCCGGCCAGCTCACCGACTTCTACACCGACCTGACCGGCCCCAAGCGCCTCATGCTCTCCCCCGGCGACCACGCCACGCCCGAGGCGTTCGGCGCGTTCGGCCTGCCCAACGAGACCTGGGAGTCGCTGACCCGGTGGTTCGACCACCACCTGCGCGGCGTCGACAACGGCGTGGACACCGAGGCGCCCGTCCGCGTCAAGCCCAACAACGGACGCGGCGACTGGGCGGCCTACCCCGACTGGGAGTCGGTCACCGCCGAGGAGACCACCCTGCACCTGGGCCGGCCGGAGCGCACCTGGACCAACTGGCAGTCCACCGGCGGGCTGGAGACCGCGCCCGAGGACGGCTGGGAGTACACGGTCAACGCCGGAGCCGGCACCACCGCCGAGAGCGGCACGCTGTTCCTCTCGGGCGCCCTCCAGCAGTTCGCCGACATCCCCACCGGGGTGTCGCTGCCGCTGGTCAACCGCAGGAACGCCGGAGTGTGGACGGGCGATCCCCACGCCGACGGCGTGCGGGTCAGCGGCTCGCCGCGCGCCCACCTGACGGTCACGCCCACCGCCGAGGAGCAGTCGCTCTACGTCTACCTCTACGCGGTGAACTCCCGGGGCACCGGGGCGCTGATCACCCACGAGCCCTACACCCTGCGCGAGGCGCGGCCCGGCGAGCCGGTGACCGTGGACGTGGAACTGGAGCCGGTGGTGTGGGACGTCCCCGCCGGGCACCGGCTGGCCCTGGTGGTCGACACCCGGGACGCGCGCTACGTCAACGAGACCGCCTCGGGCGACCAGGTGGTGCTCGGCTCGCCCGAGGGCGACCCCGCCACGCTGACGGTCCCCACCGCTTGA